One part of the Pannonibacter sp. XCT-53 genome encodes these proteins:
- a CDS encoding group III truncated hemoglobin → MHKLSDNAPAGHPDDGALPRRGLADQPGLAPEQIARLVDRFYAEIRRHPRLGPIFERRLAGQWDSHLARMTQFWESILLQTGTFKGRPVPVHLALADIRPDDYPEWLAVFRPVAREVFGPEAAGAVIERAERIATTLQAFTFLEPTDVRPGDGRSCPDAGASHA, encoded by the coding sequence ATGCACAAGCTTTCCGACAACGCCCCTGCGGGCCACCCTGACGACGGCGCCCTGCCGCGCCGTGGTCTGGCCGACCAGCCGGGCCTCGCTCCCGAGCAGATCGCCCGTCTCGTGGACCGCTTCTATGCCGAGATCCGCCGCCATCCGCGGCTCGGTCCGATCTTCGAGCGCCGGCTTGCCGGCCAGTGGGACAGCCATCTCGCCCGGATGACGCAGTTCTGGGAATCGATCCTGCTGCAGACCGGTACCTTCAAGGGCCGGCCGGTGCCCGTTCATCTGGCGCTCGCAGACATTCGCCCGGACGACTACCCGGAATGGCTGGCGGTGTTTCGCCCCGTGGCCCGGGAGGTGTTCGGGCCGGAAGCGGCCGGCGCCGTGATCGAGCGGGCCGAACGGATCGCCACGACGCTGCAGGCCTTCACGTTCCTCGAGCCGACCGACGTCCGACCGGGCGATGGCCGGTCATGCCCCGACGCAGGAGCCTCCCATGCTTGA
- a CDS encoding cyclic nucleotide-binding domain-containing protein — protein sequence MADLAGFFENSFSLQGLPCDLAEGLTKLARPMKVNAGAILFEAGDPGNGCYAILEGSLKVSILSVEGDEQLLAVLGPGDVVGELALLDGRPRSATVTALKAARLAFIDKLAFERFADENPQLYRHMLAIVGKRLRHSNDVLAARSFLPLPGRVAQTLLQLSETFGKPLDNGRILIHYKLSQSEIANMAGAARENVSRVLNDWKRLGTITRISGYYCLERPEILQKAATL from the coding sequence GTGGCGGATCTCGCTGGCTTTTTTGAGAACAGTTTTTCGCTGCAGGGTCTGCCTTGCGACCTTGCCGAGGGGCTGACGAAGCTTGCGCGGCCGATGAAGGTCAATGCGGGTGCCATCCTGTTCGAGGCCGGGGATCCCGGCAACGGCTGCTACGCCATCCTGGAAGGCTCGCTCAAGGTCTCCATCCTGTCGGTCGAGGGCGACGAGCAGCTGCTCGCCGTGCTCGGACCCGGGGACGTGGTCGGCGAACTGGCGCTGCTGGACGGGCGTCCACGCTCCGCCACGGTGACGGCGCTGAAGGCAGCCCGGCTCGCCTTCATCGACAAGCTTGCCTTCGAGCGCTTTGCCGACGAGAACCCGCAGCTGTACCGGCACATGCTTGCCATCGTCGGCAAGCGCCTGCGGCATTCCAACGACGTGCTGGCGGCGCGCTCCTTCCTGCCGCTTCCGGGCCGTGTCGCCCAGACGCTGCTGCAGCTGTCGGAAACCTTCGGCAAGCCGCTCGACAATGGCCGCATCCTGATCCACTACAAGCTGAGCCAGTCCGAGATCGCCAACATGGCAGGCGCGGCGCGCGAGAACGTCAGTCGCGTGCTCAACGACTGGAAGCGCCTCGGCACCATCACCCGCATTTCCGGCTATTACTGTCTGGAACGGCCCGAGATCCTGCAGAAGGCTGCAACGCTCTGA
- a CDS encoding ABC transporter ATP-binding protein, whose amino-acid sequence MAPALLETHALTRILPATVPVTLVENITIRIGQGEFVAITGPSGSGKSSLLYLLGLLDRPTSGDVTVLGDSTRDLDSDSLARLRLKDLGFVFQFHFLLPEFTSLENVMIPMRKLGLLSRAAARERAYHLLASLGLADFAHRRPDQLSGGQRQRVAVARALANGPRLILADEPTGSLDSHATEQVFLALERIVKEDGTTVVAVTHDMQLAARMHRRLHLVDGRIDQDQMQPQPGA is encoded by the coding sequence ATGGCCCCGGCCCTGCTCGAGACACATGCGCTGACACGGATCCTGCCGGCCACCGTGCCCGTGACCCTGGTGGAGAACATCACGATCCGCATCGGTCAGGGCGAATTCGTGGCCATCACCGGCCCTTCGGGCTCGGGCAAGTCGTCGCTGCTCTACCTGCTCGGCCTTCTGGACCGGCCGACATCGGGCGATGTGACGGTGCTGGGCGACAGCACGCGGGATCTGGACAGCGACAGTCTCGCCCGGCTGCGCCTCAAGGATCTCGGCTTCGTGTTCCAGTTCCACTTCCTCTTGCCGGAATTCACCTCGCTCGAGAACGTGATGATCCCGATGCGCAAGCTGGGCCTCCTGTCGCGGGCGGCGGCGCGCGAGCGGGCATATCATCTGCTGGCCAGCCTTGGCCTGGCCGATTTCGCCCACCGGCGGCCGGACCAGCTGTCGGGCGGGCAGCGCCAGCGGGTGGCGGTGGCCCGCGCGCTGGCCAACGGGCCGCGGCTGATCCTTGCCGACGAGCCGACCGGCAGCCTCGATTCCCATGCCACCGAGCAGGTGTTCCTGGCGCTGGAGCGCATCGTGAAGGAAGACGGCACCACGGTCGTTGCCGTAACCCATGACATGCAGCTGGCCGCGCGGATGCACCGGCGGCTGCATCTGGTCGACGGCCGGATCGACCAGGACCAGATGCAGCCGCAGCCCGGCGCGTGA
- a CDS encoding RrF2 family transcriptional regulator, translated as MRLSQASDFALRILVHLGQTRTPQTVEGLSVTLGLSKSHVMKIVAHLGRAGILATSRGRGGGLTLRKDPAEIRLGAVVREMEPDLGVVACLQDGPADCVFLPRCALKSAMARATNAFIDSLDSNTLADVLPGTQPARPAAAPLPPAR; from the coding sequence ATGCGCCTGAGCCAAGCCAGCGATTTTGCCCTGCGGATCCTCGTCCATCTGGGCCAGACCCGAACGCCGCAGACCGTCGAAGGCCTCAGTGTGACCCTTGGCCTGTCCAAGTCGCATGTGATGAAGATTGTCGCGCATCTCGGACGGGCGGGCATTCTGGCCACGAGCCGGGGGCGCGGCGGCGGCCTCACCCTGCGCAAGGACCCGGCAGAAATCCGGCTGGGCGCGGTTGTCCGTGAAATGGAACCGGATCTCGGCGTGGTTGCCTGTCTTCAGGACGGGCCGGCGGACTGCGTGTTCCTGCCCCGCTGCGCGCTGAAATCGGCCATGGCCCGCGCAACCAACGCCTTCATCGACAGTCTGGACAGCAACACGCTGGCCGATGTGCTGCCGGGAACGCAGCCGGCGCGACCCGCGGCAGCGCCCCTGCCTCCGGCCCGGTAG
- a CDS encoding acyl-CoA thioesterase: protein MPIAEDAPTGDLTLRTMAMPADTNAAGDIFGGWVLSQMDLAGGIAAGQRAGGRVVTIAVDKMKFIRPVHVGDVLCVYSRVGRIGRTSMEIHLEAWALRHRFGHREKVTEATFTFVAVDDDGRPVAVPPVAG, encoded by the coding sequence ATGCCGATTGCAGAAGATGCCCCGACCGGCGACCTGACCCTTCGCACCATGGCCATGCCGGCGGACACGAATGCCGCTGGCGACATCTTCGGCGGCTGGGTGCTGTCGCAGATGGACCTTGCCGGCGGGATCGCAGCCGGGCAGCGCGCCGGCGGACGTGTGGTGACCATCGCCGTGGACAAGATGAAGTTCATTCGCCCGGTGCATGTCGGCGACGTTCTCTGCGTCTATTCGCGCGTCGGCCGCATCGGCCGCACCTCGATGGAGATCCATCTCGAGGCCTGGGCCCTGCGTCACCGCTTTGGCCACCGCGAAAAGGTGACGGAGGCCACCTTCACCTTCGTGGCTGTCGATGACGACGGACGTCCGGTCGCCGTGCCGCCCGTCGCGGGCTGA
- a CDS encoding ABC transporter permease, which produces MMLLLEIALTHVRARLRQTLVSTLGVALGVGFSVAMASLMEGSQRDFVTALIDAIAHVEVTDDRRNPAPQPAATAYAAVAFHGLRPVEDTRGIRNPTEAITALRNWVDGDLAPRLTGQAVLRYAGQDLGLSLRGVDPAAEVRVSKIAEDMRQGSFHDLAATANGLILGDTAATRLGAGVGDTVTLTSASGLAKRFRIVGLFHTGVTGSDEGLAYAPLKAVQILMERQNVINGIAIHLRDINEADAVAARAERLLGYKAVSWQQANEGLMEAFAVRNVIMYTVVGAILLVAGFGIFNIISTIVHEKARDIAILKSLGFAERDMQAVFVFEGVLIGSLGAAGGCLLGFALSSYMASITFSFASNAVEVTHLPIYMSPLHYVIASALALASSAIAGYLPARRAAALNPVDIIRGAS; this is translated from the coding sequence ATGATGCTGCTTCTGGAAATCGCCCTTACCCATGTCCGGGCGCGCTTGCGCCAGACCCTTGTCTCGACGCTGGGCGTGGCCCTGGGTGTCGGCTTTTCCGTCGCCATGGCGAGCCTGATGGAGGGATCGCAGCGGGACTTCGTCACGGCCCTGATCGACGCCATCGCCCATGTCGAGGTCACCGACGACCGGCGCAACCCGGCCCCGCAGCCCGCCGCCACGGCCTATGCGGCGGTCGCCTTCCACGGGCTGCGACCGGTGGAGGACACCCGGGGCATCCGCAATCCGACAGAGGCTATAACTGCCCTGCGCAACTGGGTTGACGGCGACCTGGCGCCGCGACTGACGGGACAGGCGGTGCTGCGCTATGCCGGACAGGATCTCGGCCTGTCCCTGCGGGGCGTCGACCCGGCCGCCGAGGTGCGGGTGTCGAAGATTGCCGAGGACATGCGCCAGGGCAGCTTCCACGATCTGGCGGCGACAGCCAACGGGCTGATCCTCGGCGACACGGCGGCCACGCGGCTGGGTGCAGGGGTCGGCGACACCGTGACGCTGACCTCCGCCTCCGGTCTTGCGAAGCGGTTCAGGATCGTCGGCCTGTTCCACACCGGCGTCACCGGCAGCGACGAAGGTCTCGCCTATGCGCCGCTGAAGGCCGTGCAGATCCTGATGGAACGGCAGAACGTGATCAACGGGATCGCCATCCACCTGCGCGACATCAACGAGGCGGATGCGGTTGCCGCCCGTGCCGAGCGTCTGCTGGGCTACAAGGCTGTGTCCTGGCAGCAGGCCAACGAGGGCCTGATGGAGGCCTTCGCCGTGCGCAACGTGATCATGTACACGGTCGTCGGCGCGATCCTGCTGGTGGCCGGTTTCGGCATCTTCAACATCATCTCGACCATCGTGCACGAGAAGGCGCGCGACATCGCGATCCTGAAATCGCTCGGCTTTGCCGAACGGGACATGCAGGCCGTCTTCGTCTTCGAGGGGGTTCTCATCGGCAGTCTCGGCGCCGCCGGGGGCTGCCTGCTGGGCTTTGCCCTGTCGAGCTACATGGCCTCGATCACGTTTTCCTTTGCCAGCAACGCGGTCGAGGTGACACATCTGCCCATCTACATGAGCCCGCTGCACTATGTGATCGCCTCGGCCCTGGCCCTGGCCTCCTCGGCCATTGCCGGCTACCTGCCGGCACGCCGGGCGGCGGCGCTGAACCCCGTCGACATCATCCGGGGGGCAAGCTGA